A region from the Arthrobacter gengyunqii genome encodes:
- the qcrB gene encoding cytochrome bc1 complex cytochrome b subunit — protein sequence MSVPSATPYEAKTRLGRVTNFVDSRVSGSAMVKEFGRKVFPDHWTFMFGEVALYCFVILLLSGTFLTFFFDPSMAETHYHGSYVPLQGVEMSVAYESSLNISFDIRGGLFMRQVHHWSALLFVAAVSVHMLRVFFTGAFRKPRELNWVVGGVLLILSLAAGFTGYSLPDDLLSGNGLRIIDGVIKSVPVVGTYISFFLFGGEFPGTDIIGRLYMLHILLVPALILLMIAIHLFMVVIHKHTQFRGPGRTNMNVVGYPVGPVYAAKAGGFFFIVFGIIAIIAGLFTINPIWNYGPYDPSPVSAGTQPDWYIGWVDGALRLMPGWIGNIPMEWNIPFPWGTNTLSFNVLFPALVPAGIVFTLLFTWPWIEAWLTKDKRVHNLLDRPRNAPFRTGVGVAGIIFYCTMWAAASSDLIATHFHVSLNDVTYWLRFLVIFGPLIGFAVARRIALALQRKDREIVLHGVESGRIVRLPHGEYIEVHQPVDEFKRYKLVDFDSPEAIPAQPDARGKISGKEKLRGRLSRFFFEDRVAPVTPRELEDAHHHETPAEVEAAEEDQASITNR from the coding sequence ATGAGTGTTCCCTCCGCTACCCCCTATGAGGCCAAGACCCGTCTTGGCCGCGTCACCAACTTCGTTGACTCCCGAGTCAGCGGTTCCGCGATGGTCAAGGAGTTCGGCCGCAAGGTCTTCCCCGACCACTGGACGTTCATGTTCGGTGAAGTTGCGCTGTACTGCTTCGTCATCCTGCTGCTTTCGGGCACCTTCCTGACGTTCTTCTTCGACCCGTCCATGGCCGAAACGCACTACCACGGCAGCTATGTGCCGCTTCAGGGCGTCGAGATGTCCGTGGCGTACGAGTCTTCGCTGAACATCTCGTTCGATATCCGCGGCGGTCTGTTCATGCGCCAGGTGCACCACTGGTCGGCGCTGCTCTTCGTAGCCGCCGTCTCCGTGCACATGCTGCGCGTGTTCTTCACCGGTGCTTTCCGCAAGCCCCGCGAGCTCAACTGGGTGGTGGGCGGCGTTCTGCTGATCCTCTCCCTCGCTGCAGGCTTCACCGGCTACTCCCTCCCCGATGACCTGCTGTCCGGCAACGGCCTGCGCATCATCGACGGCGTTATCAAGTCGGTGCCGGTGGTTGGCACGTACATCAGCTTCTTCCTCTTCGGAGGCGAGTTCCCGGGCACCGACATCATCGGCCGCCTGTACATGCTGCACATCCTGCTGGTTCCCGCCCTGATCCTGCTGATGATCGCCATCCACCTGTTCATGGTTGTCATCCACAAGCACACCCAGTTCCGCGGCCCCGGCCGCACGAACATGAACGTGGTGGGCTACCCGGTTGGTCCGGTTTACGCTGCAAAGGCCGGTGGATTCTTCTTCATCGTCTTCGGCATCATCGCCATCATCGCGGGCCTGTTCACGATCAACCCGATCTGGAACTACGGCCCCTATGACCCCTCCCCCGTTTCCGCCGGTACCCAGCCTGACTGGTACATCGGCTGGGTTGACGGCGCCCTGCGCCTGATGCCGGGCTGGATTGGGAACATCCCGATGGAGTGGAACATTCCGTTCCCGTGGGGCACCAACACGCTCTCCTTCAACGTTCTGTTCCCGGCGTTGGTACCGGCAGGCATCGTGTTCACGCTGCTGTTCACCTGGCCGTGGATCGAAGCTTGGCTGACCAAGGACAAGCGCGTCCACAACCTGCTGGACCGCCCGCGGAACGCTCCGTTCCGCACCGGCGTCGGCGTTGCCGGCATCATCTTCTACTGCACCATGTGGGCTGCTGCCAGCTCCGACCTCATCGCCACGCACTTCCATGTGTCGCTGAACGACGTGACCTACTGGCTGCGCTTCCTGGTGATCTTCGGACCGCTGATCGGCTTCGCCGTCGCCCGCCGCATTGCCCTGGCACTGCAGCGCAAGGACCGCGAGATCGTGCTCCACGGCGTGGAAAGCGGACGCATTGTCCGTCTCCCGCACGGTGAGTACATCGAGGTCCACCAGCCGGTGGACGAGTTCAAGCGCTACAAGCTCGTTGACTTCGATTCGCCCGAAGCCATTCCGGCCCAGCCGGATGCCCGCGGCAAGATCTCCGGCAAGGAGAAGCTGCGCGGCCGCCTGTCGCGGTTCTTCTTCGAAGACAGGGTTGCTCCGGTGACGCCTCGCGAGCTCGAGGATGCGCACCATCACGAAACGCCCGCTGAAGTGGAAGCGGCTGAGGAAGACCAGGCTTCGATCACGAACCGGTAG
- a CDS encoding GntR family transcriptional regulator, whose amino-acid sequence MIDEGAAVAKHLQLQNILRRFVEEHAAAGAAIPSERELAAHFGVARMTVRQAIDALVADEVLERVVGLGTFVARPKLDLQVKLTSYSEEMARRGMVPDARVLSFEQVGASHLVARELQIDPGQPVVRFRRQMLADGEPMSVDENFIPAVHVPGMLDEEPPTSLYRVLSERYGMVMEWGEDTIEATAASASTARLLNVELGAPLLKIQRHAYVSRSMVDYSVSYYRADRYKLWVPLQRPGMRTPRSYHPGRHPGS is encoded by the coding sequence ATGATTGACGAGGGCGCCGCAGTAGCGAAGCACCTTCAGTTGCAGAACATCCTGCGGCGCTTTGTTGAAGAGCACGCGGCGGCCGGTGCGGCGATTCCCTCGGAACGGGAACTTGCCGCGCATTTCGGCGTGGCCCGGATGACGGTGCGCCAGGCCATTGACGCACTGGTTGCCGACGAGGTCCTCGAACGGGTGGTGGGGTTGGGTACCTTCGTGGCCCGGCCCAAACTCGACCTTCAGGTCAAGCTCACCTCCTACAGCGAGGAAATGGCCCGCCGCGGAATGGTCCCCGACGCGCGTGTCCTCAGCTTCGAGCAGGTGGGGGCATCGCACCTGGTGGCGCGTGAACTGCAGATCGACCCCGGTCAGCCGGTTGTCCGGTTCCGCCGGCAGATGCTTGCCGACGGCGAGCCCATGAGCGTTGATGAGAACTTCATCCCTGCTGTCCATGTTCCGGGGATGCTGGACGAGGAGCCGCCCACCTCGCTGTACCGCGTACTGAGCGAACGCTACGGCATGGTGATGGAATGGGGAGAGGACACAATCGAGGCCACCGCAGCTTCGGCTTCCACCGCCCGTTTGCTCAATGTCGAGCTTGGCGCTCCGCTGCTGAAGATTCAGCGGCACGCCTACGTCTCCCGAAGCATGGTGGATTATTCCGTCTCCTACTACCGCGCGGACCGCTACAAGCTCTGGGTGCCCCTACAACGGCCTGGAATGCGCACTCCGCGTTCCTATCACCCCGGACGGCATCCCGGCTCCTAA
- a CDS encoding cytochrome c oxidase subunit 4, which produces MKVETKLFAYMAPFFLVVGVVYGYMVEWMEPVGYLALFLTAAMSAMIAFYIGFTGKRVGPRPEDRLDAEIHEGSGEQGFFSPWSWWPLLLGLSAAGGFLGMAVGWWILFISAGLALVALVGWVYEYSRGAHAH; this is translated from the coding sequence GTGAAGGTAGAGACAAAGCTCTTCGCCTATATGGCACCGTTCTTCCTCGTGGTCGGCGTTGTCTACGGCTACATGGTTGAGTGGATGGAACCCGTGGGCTACCTGGCCCTGTTCCTGACGGCCGCCATGTCCGCCATGATCGCCTTCTACATCGGCTTCACCGGCAAGCGCGTCGGCCCCCGGCCGGAAGACCGCCTCGACGCTGAAATCCATGAGGGTTCCGGCGAGCAGGGCTTCTTCAGCCCGTGGAGCTGGTGGCCGCTGCTGCTCGGCCTTTCCGCCGCCGGCGGGTTCCTGGGCATGGCCGTTGGCTGGTGGATCCTCTTCATCAGTGCAGGCCTGGCGCTCGTCGCGCTGGTCGGCTGGGTGTACGAGTACAGCCGCGGCGCCCACGCCCACTAG
- the ctaD gene encoding aa3-type cytochrome oxidase subunit I, with product MTTLEYTSEETQVAPRVVPVSKGRIIVSWITSTDHKTIGYMYLIASFIFFCLAGVMALVIRAELFEPGMQIVQTKEQYNQLFTMHGTVMLLMFATPLFSGFANVMMPLQIGAPDVAFPRLNALAFWFFLFGSTIAVAGFITPQGAASFGWFAYAPLSNTTFSPGVGGDLWVFGLALSGFGTILGAVNFITTIICMRAPGMTMWRMPIFTWNTLVTAILVLMAFPPLAAALFALGADRRFGAHIFDPERGGAILWQHLFWFFGHPEVYIIALPFFGIVSEIFPVFSRKPIFGYKGLVYATIAIAALSVTVWAHHMYVTGAVMLPFFAFMTMLIAVPTGVKFFNWIGTMWRGSITFETPMLWSIGFLITFLFGGLTGIILSSPPLDFHVSDTYFVVAHFHYVIFGTVVFAMFAGFYFWWPKWTGKMLNERLGKIHFWMLFVGFHATFLIQHWLGVIGMPRRYADYLPEDNFTLMNQFSTYGSFLLGASMIPFFWNVYITWRHGKKVEVDDPWGFGGSLEWATSCPPPRHNFTSLPRIRSERPALDLHHPELQQTVTDDSAAGKVLGAADRKEKAK from the coding sequence GTGACTACTCTCGAATACACTTCGGAAGAAACTCAGGTTGCACCGCGCGTCGTCCCCGTCTCCAAGGGGCGCATTATTGTCAGCTGGATCACTTCCACTGACCACAAGACCATCGGGTACATGTACCTGATCGCATCATTCATTTTCTTCTGTCTCGCAGGTGTGATGGCCCTGGTCATCCGTGCCGAGCTGTTTGAACCCGGCATGCAGATTGTGCAGACCAAGGAACAGTACAACCAGCTGTTCACCATGCATGGCACTGTCATGCTGCTGATGTTCGCCACCCCGCTGTTCTCCGGCTTTGCCAACGTCATGATGCCGCTGCAAATCGGTGCTCCCGACGTCGCTTTCCCCCGCCTGAACGCCCTGGCGTTCTGGTTCTTCCTCTTCGGCAGCACCATTGCCGTTGCCGGCTTCATCACCCCGCAGGGCGCCGCCTCCTTCGGCTGGTTCGCCTATGCGCCGCTGTCCAACACCACGTTCTCTCCGGGGGTCGGCGGGGATCTATGGGTGTTCGGCCTGGCCCTGTCAGGTTTCGGAACCATCCTGGGTGCGGTCAACTTCATCACCACCATCATCTGCATGCGTGCCCCGGGCATGACCATGTGGCGCATGCCGATCTTCACCTGGAACACGCTGGTTACGGCCATCCTGGTCCTCATGGCATTCCCGCCGCTGGCGGCTGCACTGTTCGCACTGGGTGCGGACCGGCGGTTCGGAGCACATATCTTTGACCCCGAGCGCGGCGGTGCCATCCTGTGGCAGCACCTGTTCTGGTTCTTCGGCCACCCCGAGGTGTACATCATCGCCCTGCCGTTCTTCGGCATCGTCTCGGAGATCTTCCCGGTCTTCAGCCGCAAGCCGATCTTCGGCTACAAGGGCCTGGTCTACGCAACGATTGCCATTGCAGCCCTGTCCGTGACCGTGTGGGCCCACCACATGTATGTCACCGGCGCCGTCATGCTTCCGTTCTTCGCCTTCATGACCATGTTGATTGCGGTGCCTACGGGCGTGAAGTTCTTCAACTGGATCGGCACGATGTGGCGGGGGTCCATTACCTTTGAGACGCCCATGCTGTGGAGCATCGGCTTCCTCATCACCTTCCTGTTCGGTGGCCTGACCGGCATCATCCTGTCCTCGCCGCCGCTGGACTTCCACGTCTCTGACACGTACTTCGTGGTTGCCCACTTCCACTACGTGATATTCGGAACCGTTGTATTCGCCATGTTCGCCGGCTTCTACTTCTGGTGGCCGAAGTGGACCGGAAAGATGCTCAACGAGCGTCTGGGCAAGATCCACTTCTGGATGCTGTTCGTCGGCTTCCACGCCACGTTCCTGATCCAGCACTGGCTGGGTGTCATCGGCATGCCGCGCCGTTACGCCGACTACCTGCCGGAGGACAACTTCACGCTGATGAACCAGTTCTCCACCTACGGCTCCTTCCTGCTGGGCGCGTCCATGATTCCGTTCTTCTGGAACGTGTACATCACCTGGCGCCACGGTAAGAAGGTTGAAGTTGATGACCCCTGGGGCTTCGGCGGATCACTCGAGTGGGCCACGTCCTGCCCGCCGCCGCGGCACAACTTCACGTCGCTGCCGCGCATCCGTTCGGAGCGTCCGGCACTGGACCTGCACCACCCCGAACTGCAGCAGACCGTGACCGATGATTCGGCCGCCGGCAAGGTTCTGGGCGCTGCTGATCGTAAGGAGAAGGCCAAGTGA
- the ctaC gene encoding aa3-type cytochrome oxidase subunit II: MSSQDRTSSRRARILKISAVTSAGALFLSGCSAEAQRGWLPTERDTTNHTGRIMDLWVNSWIAALAVGVLTWALILWCIIAYRRRKNETGYPRQLSYNLPLEIFYTAIPLFMVLVLFYFTDQDIRAISERVDDPDVVVDVRGKQWSWDFNYVTEDKYDLNVQVNLDGQEKSESEMPTLYLPVNQTVELQLNSRDVQHSFWVPAFLQKMDLYPGRTNYINITPGIEGTYEGKCAELCGEYHSEMLFNVKVVSEAEYDAYVATLPDGQVGSEYDRVYNSESSEVRR; encoded by the coding sequence GTGAGTTCGCAGGACCGAACCAGCAGCCGACGCGCCAGGATCTTAAAGATCTCAGCCGTAACGTCGGCCGGCGCGTTGTTTTTATCGGGTTGTTCAGCAGAAGCCCAACGGGGATGGTTGCCCACAGAGCGCGACACCACCAACCACACCGGCCGCATCATGGACCTCTGGGTCAATTCATGGATCGCGGCACTGGCTGTTGGCGTGCTCACCTGGGCGCTGATTCTTTGGTGCATCATCGCCTACCGGCGCCGGAAGAATGAGACCGGCTACCCGCGTCAGCTCAGCTACAACCTCCCCCTGGAGATCTTCTACACGGCCATCCCGCTGTTCATGGTCTTGGTGCTGTTCTACTTCACTGACCAGGACATCCGCGCCATCAGTGAGCGCGTTGATGATCCCGACGTCGTTGTGGACGTCCGCGGAAAGCAGTGGTCCTGGGACTTCAACTACGTCACCGAGGACAAGTATGACCTCAACGTCCAGGTGAACCTGGACGGCCAGGAAAAGTCGGAGTCGGAAATGCCGACCCTGTACCTGCCGGTCAACCAGACCGTTGAGCTCCAGCTCAACTCCCGCGACGTGCAGCACTCCTTCTGGGTTCCGGCCTTCCTGCAGAAGATGGACCTTTACCCGGGACGCACCAACTACATCAACATCACTCCCGGCATCGAAGGCACCTACGAGGGCAAGTGCGCGGAACTCTGCGGCGAGTACCACTCGGAAATGCTCTTCAACGTCAAGGTGGTTTCGGAAGCCGAATACGACGCGTACGTGGCTACCCTGCCCGACGGTCAGGTCGGCTCCGAGTACGACCGCGTGTACAACTCAGAATCAAGCGAAGTAAGGAGGTAG
- a CDS encoding HesB/IscA family protein: protein MSTSTSETGTGVDAAATAPEAELPTHEVALSEVAAGKVRSLLEQEGRTDLRLRVAVQPGGCSGLIYQLYFDERVLDGDAVRDFDGVEVIVDKMSVPYLSGASIDFEDTISKQGFTIDNPNAGGSCACGDSFH from the coding sequence ATGAGCACTTCCACCAGCGAAACCGGCACCGGCGTGGATGCCGCGGCAACCGCCCCCGAGGCAGAGCTGCCGACCCACGAAGTTGCGCTCTCCGAGGTTGCTGCGGGAAAGGTCCGCAGCCTCCTGGAGCAGGAAGGCCGGACGGACCTGCGGCTTCGCGTGGCCGTTCAGCCCGGCGGCTGTTCCGGCCTGATTTACCAGCTGTACTTTGACGAGCGTGTCCTGGACGGCGACGCCGTCCGCGACTTCGACGGCGTCGAGGTCATTGTCGACAAGATGAGCGTGCCGTACCTGTCCGGCGCCTCGATCGACTTCGAGGACACCATTTCCAAGCAGGGGTTCACCATCGACAACCCCAACGCAGGCGGATCGTGTGCCTGCGGAGACTCTTTCCACTAA
- a CDS encoding dipeptidase — translation MTLIPETPSPSVDVDALRSAVAADFPRTVEQLKSLVSIPGIAWDSFDPERLNESAEAVAALIRGAGLTDVQILRVDNNGKPGGPAVVARRPARDGLPTVLLYAHHDVQPPGDLSLWETEPFVATERNGRLYGRGAADDKAGIMAHIGALRALDTVLGEDSGVGITLFIEGEEEAGSPTFRDFLETYRDLLEADVIVVADSGNWKVGVPALTTSLRGVVDGTFEVQVLDHAVHSGMFGGPVLDAPTLLARLIATLHDDAGDVAVEGLVASDTAAVEYEEADFREDSSVLDGVRLAGTGSIASRLWTKPALAIIGMDVTPVDVSSNTIAPKARARFSLRLAPGQDPAAAMAAVERHVQAHAPFGAKVTFTPGEQGQAFATDTSAPAARTALWALREAWGGVEPVESGMGGSIPFIADLTELFPSAQILITGVEDPDSRAHSANESLDLGDFRNAVLAEALLLASLGQASKA, via the coding sequence ATGACTTTGATACCAGAAACCCCTTCGCCGTCAGTCGATGTGGATGCCCTGCGCTCCGCCGTGGCGGCCGATTTCCCCCGCACGGTCGAGCAGCTCAAGTCCCTCGTCTCGATCCCGGGCATCGCCTGGGACTCCTTTGATCCGGAACGCCTCAATGAGAGTGCCGAAGCAGTGGCTGCGCTGATCCGCGGGGCCGGGCTCACGGATGTGCAGATCCTGCGGGTGGACAACAACGGCAAGCCCGGCGGCCCCGCCGTCGTCGCCCGCCGTCCGGCCAGGGACGGCTTGCCCACCGTGCTGCTGTATGCGCACCACGACGTCCAGCCCCCCGGGGACCTGTCCCTCTGGGAAACGGAACCGTTTGTCGCCACCGAACGCAACGGGCGGCTGTACGGTCGCGGAGCGGCCGATGACAAAGCAGGCATCATGGCCCACATTGGCGCCCTCCGGGCATTGGATACGGTGCTGGGGGAGGACTCCGGCGTCGGCATCACGCTCTTCATCGAAGGGGAGGAAGAAGCGGGATCGCCCACGTTCCGCGATTTCCTCGAAACCTACCGCGACCTGCTCGAAGCGGACGTCATTGTGGTGGCAGACTCCGGCAACTGGAAGGTGGGCGTTCCTGCGCTGACCACCAGCCTCCGCGGAGTTGTGGACGGAACCTTCGAAGTCCAGGTGTTGGACCATGCCGTGCATTCGGGCATGTTCGGCGGACCCGTGCTGGATGCGCCCACCCTGCTGGCGCGCCTGATTGCCACCCTCCACGACGACGCCGGCGACGTGGCCGTTGAGGGCCTGGTGGCCTCCGACACCGCCGCCGTGGAATACGAGGAAGCGGACTTCCGCGAAGATTCCTCAGTGCTCGACGGCGTCCGGCTGGCCGGCACCGGATCCATTGCCTCCCGGCTCTGGACCAAGCCCGCCCTGGCCATTATCGGAATGGACGTGACGCCCGTGGACGTTTCCTCCAACACCATCGCACCCAAGGCGCGTGCCAGGTTCAGTCTCCGCCTGGCGCCGGGACAGGACCCCGCAGCGGCCATGGCCGCCGTCGAGCGCCATGTCCAGGCACATGCCCCGTTTGGCGCGAAGGTCACCTTCACCCCGGGGGAGCAGGGGCAGGCGTTCGCCACCGACACCTCCGCTCCGGCGGCGCGCACCGCCCTGTGGGCACTGCGCGAAGCCTGGGGCGGCGTCGAACCGGTGGAATCGGGAATGGGCGGGTCCATTCCCTTTATCGCCGACCTGACGGAGCTGTTCCCCTCGGCGCAGATCCTGATCACCGGCGTTGAGGACCCGGATTCACGTGCCCACAGCGCCAATGAGTCCCTGGACCTTGGTGATTTCCGTAACGCCGTGCTGGCGGAGGCCCTGCTGCTGGCCAGCCTCGGACAGGCTTCGAAGGCCTAG
- a CDS encoding DUF3043 domain-containing protein, with product MFGRKNEAPTAQETVDQAAAAAQTSSARTAAGKGVPTPKRRDQVAARQRPLVPTDRKAAKNASREAMREERLKTRAALDTGDERYLPLRDKGPQRRFIRDVVDSRWNLGEFVMIAALVFVVVSFIQNLTVQSIVMLAFWVLILAVILDSFILRALIRRRLTDKFGGPNSGDVWYGVSRALQLRRFRLPKAQVKRGEKPA from the coding sequence GTGTTCGGACGAAAGAATGAAGCGCCCACCGCGCAGGAAACTGTGGACCAGGCTGCTGCGGCAGCCCAGACCAGCTCAGCCCGCACGGCCGCGGGGAAGGGAGTTCCCACCCCCAAGCGCCGGGACCAGGTCGCAGCGCGCCAGCGCCCGCTGGTTCCCACGGACCGCAAGGCGGCCAAGAACGCAAGCCGCGAAGCCATGCGCGAGGAACGCCTGAAGACCCGTGCCGCGCTCGACACCGGCGACGAGCGCTACCTTCCGCTGCGTGACAAGGGACCGCAGCGCCGGTTCATCCGCGACGTAGTGGACTCCCGCTGGAACCTCGGCGAATTCGTCATGATCGCCGCCCTCGTGTTTGTGGTGGTCAGCTTTATCCAGAACCTCACCGTGCAGAGCATTGTCATGCTGGCCTTCTGGGTATTGATCCTGGCGGTCATCCTCGACAGCTTCATCCTGCGGGCACTCATCCGCCGCCGCCTGACCGACAAGTTCGGCGGCCCCAATTCCGGTGACGTCTGGTACGGCGTCTCCCGCGCCCTGCAGCTGCGCCGCTTCCGTCTTCCGAAGGCACAGGTCAAGCGCGGCGAAAAGCCCGCATAG
- a CDS encoding quinone-dependent dihydroorotate dehydrogenase has translation MRVYPAFFRVVFAGMDPEKAHKIGFDLIKAAAFTPAAPLMRRLMKPSPELRVQALGLDFPSPFGLAAGFDKEGSGIVALGNMGFGHVEIGTVTGRAQPGNPKPRLFRLVEDRAVINRMGFNNDGAAAVAPRVARARRALERAWGAKRPVIGVNIGKTKAVDLADAVDDYLTSTRELAPQADYLVVNVSSPNTPGLRLLQNIESLRPLLSAVAAAADDAAGRHVPLLVKIAPDLTDEDIDDVARLALDLGLDGVVATNTTVTRENLVTDPHKVTDCGVGGLSGAPLRRRSVEVLQRLHAALGPNGPVIISVGGVETAADVRERLAAGATLVQGYTAFLYEGPFWAARINRELARTRR, from the coding sequence ATGCGCGTCTACCCCGCCTTCTTCCGTGTCGTTTTTGCCGGCATGGATCCCGAAAAGGCCCACAAAATTGGTTTCGACCTGATCAAGGCTGCGGCGTTCACCCCTGCCGCGCCGCTGATGCGCCGCCTGATGAAACCTTCGCCGGAGCTGCGTGTGCAGGCCCTCGGGCTCGATTTTCCCTCCCCGTTTGGTTTGGCTGCCGGTTTCGACAAGGAAGGCTCGGGCATTGTCGCGCTGGGCAACATGGGCTTCGGCCACGTGGAAATCGGCACCGTGACCGGGCGCGCCCAACCGGGAAACCCCAAGCCTCGGCTGTTCCGGCTGGTGGAGGACCGTGCCGTGATCAACCGGATGGGCTTCAACAATGACGGCGCCGCCGCCGTCGCCCCCCGCGTGGCGCGTGCCCGGCGCGCGCTCGAGCGGGCCTGGGGTGCCAAGCGGCCGGTCATTGGCGTCAACATCGGCAAAACCAAGGCCGTGGACCTGGCCGATGCGGTGGACGATTACCTGACCAGCACGCGGGAACTCGCCCCGCAGGCCGACTACCTCGTGGTCAACGTGTCCTCGCCCAATACGCCGGGACTGCGCCTGCTGCAGAACATTGAGTCGCTGCGGCCGCTGCTGTCAGCCGTGGCTGCCGCAGCCGACGACGCGGCCGGACGGCATGTGCCCCTGCTGGTGAAAATTGCGCCCGACCTCACCGATGAGGATATTGACGACGTCGCCCGGCTGGCCCTGGATCTCGGCCTCGACGGCGTGGTCGCCACCAACACCACCGTCACCCGCGAAAACCTGGTGACTGATCCGCACAAGGTCACGGACTGTGGAGTGGGCGGACTCAGCGGTGCACCCCTGCGCCGCCGGTCCGTGGAAGTGCTTCAACGGCTGCACGCGGCTCTGGGTCCCAACGGTCCCGTCATCATTTCCGTGGGCGGTGTGGAAACCGCAGCGGACGTGCGCGAACGCCTGGCAGCGGGGGCAACCCTGGTGCAGGGCTACACCGCTTTCCTCTATGAAGGTCCGTTCTGGGCCGCCCGGATCAACCGGGAACTGGCCCGCACCCGGAGGTAA
- a CDS encoding alpha/beta hydrolase, translating to MDAQWRTDFLGTGYQCLTLELGEDDEGPIVATLVSHAPKPPPPPTVAGRARELLHRLRAPVAPEPVQAVLYIHGWTDYFFQTELADFWAGLGVAFYALDLRKYGRSLRPGQTAGYITDLQEYDADIEAAMAALTDHIRSSREADTPVRISLMAHSTGGLVASLWAHRHPGRIEALILNSPWLELRGSWIVRTATAGLLEPLARLRPKARLKVPELTNYWRSISRQGDGEWDLDPQLRPPSSWPIRAGWISAVLNGHAQVARGLDIRVPILLLASATSTVAVSWTETMKTSDSVLDVNLMVQRGLLLGPQVTVCRFDDALHDVLLSSLPVRRRVYGKLEQWARAFVLKPERSARS from the coding sequence ATGGATGCGCAGTGGAGAACGGATTTTCTGGGGACAGGCTACCAGTGCCTGACCCTGGAACTGGGTGAAGACGACGAAGGTCCCATTGTCGCCACTCTGGTCTCCCACGCTCCCAAGCCGCCGCCTCCGCCCACCGTTGCCGGCCGCGCACGGGAACTCCTGCACCGACTGCGCGCTCCCGTTGCGCCTGAACCGGTGCAGGCCGTCCTGTACATCCACGGGTGGACCGACTACTTTTTCCAGACCGAGCTGGCGGACTTTTGGGCCGGACTGGGGGTGGCGTTCTACGCACTGGATTTGCGCAAGTACGGCCGCAGCCTCCGCCCCGGGCAGACCGCGGGGTACATCACTGACCTGCAGGAGTACGACGCTGACATCGAGGCGGCGATGGCTGCCCTCACGGACCACATACGGTCCAGCCGGGAAGCGGACACCCCGGTGCGGATCAGCCTGATGGCCCATTCCACCGGCGGGCTGGTTGCCTCGCTCTGGGCGCACCGTCACCCCGGACGCATTGAGGCACTGATCCTGAACAGCCCCTGGTTGGAGCTGCGGGGTTCGTGGATCGTGCGCACTGCCACCGCCGGACTGCTGGAGCCGCTGGCGCGCCTGCGGCCCAAGGCTCGGCTGAAGGTGCCCGAGCTCACCAATTACTGGCGCAGCATCAGCCGCCAGGGCGACGGTGAATGGGACCTGGATCCGCAGCTGAGGCCGCCCTCCAGCTGGCCGATCCGGGCCGGCTGGATCAGTGCGGTGCTCAACGGGCATGCCCAGGTGGCGCGGGGGCTGGATATCCGGGTGCCGATCCTGCTGCTGGCCTCAGCCACGTCCACGGTGGCCGTCTCCTGGACTGAGACGATGAAAACCTCGGACAGCGTCCTGGACGTGAACCTCATGGTGCAGCGGGGACTGCTGCTGGGGCCGCAGGTTACCGTCTGCCGGTTCGACGACGCCCTGCACGATGTGCTGCTCTCTTCGCTGCCGGTGCGTCGGCGGGTGTACGGCAAGCTCGAGCAGTGGGCGCGGGCGTTTGTCCTGAAGCCGGAGAGAAGCGCACGGTCCTGA